In Pengzhenrongella sicca, a single genomic region encodes these proteins:
- a CDS encoding DMSO/selenate family reductase complex A subunit — MTAPSTQAQSTGGVPRRSFLAWSGVAGGAAALVTSGAHFGVLPGVGAANAAQATSGAGADRTVWSSCNVNCGSRCPLRMQVKDGRIVRILPDNTGDDEIGTQQIRACVRGRSIRHRIYNPDRLKSPMKRVGKRGSGEFEQISWEQAFDEIAGTVTRLIKDYGNESIYLNYGTGTLGGTITRSWPPSDTPIARLMNCVGGYLNHYGDYSSAQIAGAATYQYGGWIGSNSFDDAKNAQLQIMFGNNPLETRMSGGGETFVTQQTKKLHNVRTLVIDPRYSDTALGLADEWVALRPGTDAALVAGLAFVMVREGLHDQAFLDTYAVGFDEEHLPAGVPAGSSYRSYLTGDGPDGVAKTPEWAAGITGVPAATITRLGREIGAARPVHVTQGWGPQRHANGENQARAIFTLAALTGSVGVPGGGTGERESSYGLAMANPFVSENPIETSISFFTWTDAIERGAEMTALADGVRGKDKLDVPIKMVWQYAGNALTNQHGDINRTAKLLADDSLCEMIVVIDNQMTVSARYADILLPDVSNAEQLDIIQQGSAGKMGYTIVADQVIEPLYDCKTVYEMCTEIADRLGVKEQFTEGKTQEDWVRQTVEESQPDVPGLPGFDELREMGVWKTASPTDSGNVALEDFRADPVANPLETPSGKIEIFSQLLWEMAKTWELPEGDKITALPEYVATWEGAEAARADTKHPLQVIGHHYKQRTHSTYGNVDWMQEAHPQRVWINSLDAKARGIENDDLVEVFNDRGRIQAPAHVTTRIAPGVMSVPQGAWYAPDSTGLDKGGSMNTLTSWHPSPIAKGNAQHTTLAQVEKVSK, encoded by the coding sequence GGCGTCGGGGCCGCGAACGCGGCGCAGGCGACGAGCGGCGCGGGCGCCGACCGCACGGTCTGGTCCTCCTGCAACGTGAACTGCGGCTCGCGCTGCCCGCTGCGCATGCAGGTCAAGGACGGGCGGATCGTGCGCATCCTGCCCGACAACACGGGCGATGACGAGATCGGCACGCAGCAGATCCGGGCCTGCGTGCGCGGCCGGTCGATCCGGCACCGCATCTACAACCCGGACCGCCTGAAGTCCCCGATGAAGCGGGTCGGCAAGCGCGGCTCGGGCGAGTTCGAGCAGATCAGCTGGGAGCAGGCGTTCGACGAGATCGCGGGCACCGTGACCCGGCTGATCAAGGACTACGGCAACGAGTCCATCTACCTCAACTACGGCACCGGCACCCTCGGCGGGACGATCACCCGCAGCTGGCCGCCGAGCGACACCCCGATCGCGCGCCTGATGAACTGCGTCGGCGGGTACCTCAACCACTACGGCGACTACAGCTCGGCCCAGATCGCCGGCGCCGCGACGTACCAGTACGGCGGGTGGATCGGCTCGAACAGCTTCGACGACGCGAAGAACGCCCAGCTGCAGATCATGTTCGGCAACAACCCGCTCGAGACCCGCATGAGCGGCGGCGGCGAGACGTTCGTGACCCAGCAGACGAAGAAGCTGCACAACGTCCGCACGCTCGTCATCGACCCGCGCTACTCCGACACCGCGCTCGGGCTCGCCGACGAGTGGGTCGCGCTCCGGCCGGGCACCGACGCCGCGCTCGTGGCCGGCCTCGCGTTCGTCATGGTGCGCGAGGGCCTGCACGACCAGGCGTTCCTGGACACCTACGCCGTCGGCTTCGACGAGGAGCACCTGCCCGCCGGGGTCCCGGCCGGCAGCTCCTACCGGAGCTACCTCACCGGCGACGGGCCCGACGGCGTCGCGAAGACGCCCGAGTGGGCCGCCGGGATCACCGGCGTCCCCGCCGCGACGATCACGCGGCTCGGGCGCGAGATCGGCGCCGCACGCCCCGTGCACGTCACGCAGGGGTGGGGGCCGCAGCGGCACGCCAACGGCGAGAACCAGGCCCGCGCGATCTTCACGCTCGCCGCCCTGACGGGCAGCGTCGGCGTGCCCGGGGGTGGCACGGGGGAGCGCGAGAGCTCCTACGGGCTCGCCATGGCGAACCCGTTCGTCAGTGAGAACCCCATCGAGACCTCGATCTCGTTCTTCACGTGGACCGACGCCATCGAGCGCGGCGCCGAGATGACGGCGCTCGCCGACGGCGTGCGGGGCAAGGACAAGCTCGACGTCCCGATCAAGATGGTCTGGCAGTACGCGGGCAACGCGCTGACCAACCAGCACGGCGACATCAACCGGACGGCCAAGCTCCTCGCCGACGACTCGCTGTGCGAGATGATCGTCGTGATCGACAACCAGATGACGGTGTCCGCGCGGTACGCGGACATCCTGCTGCCGGACGTGTCGAACGCCGAGCAGCTGGACATCATCCAGCAGGGCAGCGCCGGCAAGATGGGCTACACCATCGTCGCCGACCAGGTCATCGAGCCGCTCTACGACTGCAAGACGGTCTACGAGATGTGCACCGAGATCGCCGACCGGCTCGGGGTCAAGGAGCAGTTCACCGAGGGCAAGACCCAGGAGGACTGGGTCCGCCAGACGGTCGAGGAGTCCCAGCCCGACGTCCCCGGCCTGCCGGGCTTCGACGAGCTGCGCGAGATGGGCGTGTGGAAGACCGCGAGCCCCACCGACAGCGGGAACGTCGCGCTCGAGGACTTCCGGGCGGACCCGGTCGCCAACCCGCTCGAGACGCCGTCGGGGAAGATCGAGATCTTCTCCCAGCTGCTGTGGGAGATGGCCAAGACCTGGGAGCTGCCCGAGGGCGACAAGATCACGGCCCTGCCCGAGTACGTCGCGACCTGGGAGGGCGCCGAGGCGGCGCGCGCCGACACCAAGCACCCGTTGCAGGTGATCGGGCACCACTACAAGCAGCGCACGCACTCGACGTACGGCAACGTCGACTGGATGCAGGAGGCGCACCCGCAGCGGGTGTGGATCAACTCCCTGGATGCGAAGGCGCGCGGGATCGAGAACGACGACCTGGTCGAGGTGTTCAACGACCGCGGCCGGATCCAGGCGCCGGCCCACGTCACGACGAGGATCGCGCCCGGGGTGATGTCGGTGCCGCAGGGCGCCTGGTACGCGCCGGACTCCACCGGCCTCGACAAGGGCGGCTCGATGAACACCCTGACGAGCTGGCACCCGTCGCCCATCGCCAAGGGCAATGCCCAGCACACGACGCTCGCGCAGGTTGAGAAGGTGTCCAAGTGA